A genomic window from Lotus japonicus ecotype B-129 chromosome 1, LjGifu_v1.2 includes:
- the LOC130733694 gene encoding protein phosphatase 2C 37-like: MAEICCGVVGEGDTPTPMEPSSRPSARRSLDMLPLKFMANMPIPPPEASRKRQKLDLCVSPPPEREVENAVETCQDRVGGPQEEESEGSVIPVRLEDEVVVVDESPKYGVTSVCGRRRDMEDAVSVRPSFSEEKGVHFFGVYDGHGCSHVATMCKERMHEIVKEEIAEKPESKLDWKSTMEQSFTRMDEEVLTWTHSNNQKSTCRCELQTPHCDAVGSTAVVAVVTPEKIIVSNCGDSRAVLCRNGVAIPLSSDHKPDRPDELNRIESAGGRVIYWDGPRVLGVLAMSRAIGDNYLKPYVISEPEVTVMERSDEDECLILASDGLWDTVQNETACRVVQMCLKAEKLPSPPGSPGRDVAADGSDKACFDASILLTKLAMARHSSDNVSVVVVDLRREKRPQQQQ, translated from the exons ATGGCTGAGAtttgttgtggtgttgttgGAGAAGGTGACACGCCTACTCCAATGGAACCAAGCTCAAGGCCTTCAGCTCGCCGGAGCTTGGACATGCTTCCCTTGAAATTCATGGCAAACATGCCAATTCCGCCACCGGAGGCCAGCCGGAAGAGGCAGAAGCTGGATCTGTGTGTTTCTCCGCCGCCGGAGCGGGAGGTTGAGAACGCTGTTGAAACCTGCCAAGACAGAGTTGGTGGGCCCCAGGAGGAGGAATCAGAGGGTTCTGTGATTCCGGTGAGGTTGGAAGATGAGGTGGTGGTTGTTGACGAGAGTCCCAAGTATGGAGTCACCTCGGTTTGTGGGAGGAGGAGGGACATGGAAGACGCAGTTTCAGTGCGTCCTTCGTTCTCAGAAGAGAAAGGGGTTCACTTCTTCGGTGTCTACGATGGCCATGGATGCTCACAT GTGGCGACGATGTGCAAGGAGAGGATGCACGAGATTGTGAAGGAAGAGATTGCAGAAAAACCCGAATCCAAATTGGATTGGAAATCCACCATGGAGCAGAGTTTCACTCGCATGGACGAAGAGGTTCTCACCTGGACCCACAGCAACAACCAGAAATCCACTTGCCGCTGCGAGCTCCAGACTCCTCACTGCGACGCCGTCGGCTCCACCGCAGTCGTCGCCGTCGTCACGCCGGAAAAGATCATAGTCTCTAACTGCGGCGACTCACGCGCCGTCCTTTGCCGTAACGGCGTCGCCATCCCCCTTTCCTCCGATCACAAG CCGGATCGACCCGACGAGTTGAACCGGATCGAATCCGCGGGTGGGCGCGTGATCTATTGGGATGGTCCTAGAGTGCTTGGGGTGTTGGCCATGTCAAGAGCCATAG GGGACAATTATTTGAAGCCGTACGTTATTTCGGAACCCGAGGTGACGGTGATGGAGCGGAGTGACGAGGATGAGTGTTTGATTTTGGCGAGTGATGGGTTGTGGGACACGGTGCAAAATGAGACTGCGTGCAGGGTGGTGCAGATGTGTCTGAAGGCGGAGAAGCTGCCGTCGCCGCCGGGGTCTCCGGGGAGAGATGTGGCGGCTGATGGATCGGACAAGGCGTGCTTTGATGCGTCCATTTTGCTGACGAAGTTGGCGATGGCGAGGCATAGTTCGGACAATGTGAGCGTGGTGGTTGTTGATTTGAGGAGGGAAAAACgtccacaacaacaacaatga
- the LOC130733692 gene encoding uncharacterized protein LOC130733692 isoform X1: MVMVAAGWVLILDLGFLANFQIWYTYAGIMGFQFVHWCRSSTLFLNVAAVIWLIMELGLSRPKFINTRLSQLLKEYDEELWRHLEITSKRNKLLAAIQKQCL; this comes from the exons ATGGTGATGGTGGCTGCTGGCTGGGTGCTCATACTCGATTTGGGTTTTCTTGCAAATTTTCAG ATTTGGTACACCTATGCTGGGATTATGGGGTTCCAGTTTGTGCATTGGTGTCGTTCTTCTACGTTGTTCTTGAATGTG GCTGCTGTTATCTGGCTGATAATGGAATTAGGACTATCTAGGCCCAAATTTATTAATACAAGATTGTCTCAGCTTTTAAAAGAATATGATGAAGAACTGTGGCGCCATCTTGAGATCACTTCTAAA CGAAACAAGCTGCTGGCAGCAATCCAGAAACAG TGTCTGTAA
- the LOC130733693 gene encoding uncharacterized protein LOC130733693, with amino-acid sequence MPSQIRLSFEEEILEAPRMTISDISYCTEPCTVSILAKVIEINYDNGWMYNSCFKCLKKVEDVGNKFYCSKCSKMVKSIKRYKVNVYAIDDSGSASLVLFDGSLLAFIGKNAEELQAAMDEAAHGQGYPIELNSMIGEFFLLNIDVTQKNIEDNWQTYTVKKLSHDQAIISKYRLKHNIEDVNTKQKL; translated from the exons ATGCCATCCCAGATTAGACTTTCATTTGAGGAAGAAATTCTTGAAGCACCAAGGATGACAATATCAGATATCAGTTATTGCACTGAG CCTTGCACTGTATCTATACTTGCTAAAGTCATTGAGATCAATTATGATAATGGATGGATGTACAACTCATGCTTTAAGTGCTTGAAGAAAGTAGAGGatgttggaaataaattttattgcTCCAAATGCTCTAAAATGGTGAAGTCTATCAAGAG GTATAAGGTCAATGTTTATGCCATTGATGACAGCGGTTCCGCATCTTTGGTATTATTTGACGGGTCTCTTTTGGCATTTATTGGAAAAAATGCTGAAGAATTACAAGCTGCTATGGATGAG GCGGCTCATGGTCAGGGGTATCCAATTGAGCTGAATTCAATGATTGGTGAATTTTTTTTGCTGAATATTGATGTTACCCAAAAGAATATCGAGGATAATTGGCAAACTTATACAGTGAAGAAGTTGAGTCATGACCAAGCAATAATTTCCAAATACAGGCTTAAGCATAATATAGAG GATGTTAACACAAAACAAAAACTGTGA
- the LOC130733692 gene encoding uncharacterized protein LOC130733692 isoform X3: protein MAVMQTNEDKGFFGGFESSREGGLLCSLNGDGGCWLGAHTRFGFSCKFSDLVHLCWDYGVPVCALVSFFYVVLECVCRLLLSG from the exons ATGGCGGTTATGCAAACAAACGAAGACAAGGGATTTTTTGGAGGGTTCGAATCAAGTAGGGAAGGTGGTCTGCTTTGTTCCTTAAATGGTGATGGTGGCTGCTGGCTGGGTGCTCATACTCGATTTGGGTTTTCTTGCAAATTTTCAG ATTTGGTACACCTATGCTGGGATTATGGGGTTCCAGTTTGTGCATTGGTGTCGTTCTTCTACGTTGTTCTTGAATGTG TTTGTAGGCTGCTGTTATCTGGCTGA
- the LOC130733692 gene encoding uncharacterized protein LOC130733692 isoform X4: protein MAVMQTNEDKGFFGGFESSREGGLLCSLNGDGGCWLGAHTRFGFSCKFSDLVHLCWDYGVPVCALVSFFYVVLEFCRLLLSG from the exons ATGGCGGTTATGCAAACAAACGAAGACAAGGGATTTTTTGGAGGGTTCGAATCAAGTAGGGAAGGTGGTCTGCTTTGTTCCTTAAATGGTGATGGTGGCTGCTGGCTGGGTGCTCATACTCGATTTGGGTTTTCTTGCAAATTTTCAG ATTTGGTACACCTATGCTGGGATTATGGGGTTCCAGTTTGTGCATTGGTGTCGTTCTTCTACGTTGTTCTTGAAT TTTGTAGGCTGCTGTTATCTGGCTGA
- the LOC130733692 gene encoding uncharacterized protein LOC130733692 isoform X2, protein MAVMQTNEDKGFFGGFESSREGGLLCSLNGDGGCWLGAHTRFGFSCKFSDLVHLCWDYGVPVCALVSFFYVVLECCCYLADNGIRTI, encoded by the exons ATGGCGGTTATGCAAACAAACGAAGACAAGGGATTTTTTGGAGGGTTCGAATCAAGTAGGGAAGGTGGTCTGCTTTGTTCCTTAAATGGTGATGGTGGCTGCTGGCTGGGTGCTCATACTCGATTTGGGTTTTCTTGCAAATTTTCAG ATTTGGTACACCTATGCTGGGATTATGGGGTTCCAGTTTGTGCATTGGTGTCGTTCTTCTACGTTGTTCTTGAAT GCTGCTGTTATCTGGCTGATAATGGAATTAGGACTATCTAG